In Candidatus Acetothermia bacterium, a single window of DNA contains:
- a CDS encoding polysaccharide pyruvyl transferase family protein: MARAIVLYGYFGHGNLGDEAIREAWTELLAPEWTVRPLAPPRLPSRRAPILFTGGILQDRTSRRSLLFYALAIRAAPRPVGLACVGVDVRSPLSRRVLRAVLPNVDFLSVRDPPSREALAGLGIPAREGRDPVLALPPVPHRGGGPVLVNLVPALPRSIRDRALTAAQRIADRLDTRPLGLVLARGEDERALPELPLVVPAGPREALDLLAQAPLLIGSRLHALELALLGGTPFLAVPYAPKVESFLDLVERDLPRAVPRLPGDEGQWETVLSPGWARALVRTRGHLQEEAWEGIDDVRRWLRDLA, from the coding sequence GTGGCCCGCGCGATCGTGCTCTACGGGTACTTCGGGCACGGGAACCTTGGGGACGAGGCGATCCGGGAGGCGTGGACGGAGCTCCTTGCCCCGGAGTGGACCGTGCGCCCCCTCGCCCCGCCCCGCCTCCCCAGCCGAAGGGCTCCGATCCTCTTCACCGGGGGCATCCTCCAGGACCGCACCTCCCGCCGGTCGCTCCTCTTCTACGCGCTCGCCATCCGGGCCGCCCCGCGGCCGGTGGGGCTCGCCTGCGTGGGGGTGGACGTGCGTTCCCCCCTCTCCCGCCGGGTCCTCCGGGCCGTCCTGCCCAACGTGGACTTCCTCTCCGTGCGCGATCCGCCGTCCCGGGAGGCCCTCGCCGGGCTCGGGATCCCCGCCCGAGAAGGCCGCGACCCCGTCCTGGCCCTCCCCCCGGTCCCCCACCGTGGCGGCGGGCCTGTCCTTGTGAACCTGGTCCCCGCGCTCCCCCGCTCGATTCGGGATCGCGCCCTTACCGCGGCCCAGCGGATCGCGGACCGGTTGGATACTCGCCCGTTGGGGCTGGTCTTGGCCCGGGGCGAGGACGAGCGGGCCCTGCCCGAGCTGCCCCTGGTCGTCCCGGCAGGCCCGCGGGAGGCGCTCGACCTCCTCGCCCAGGCTCCTCTTCTGATCGGAAGCCGCCTCCACGCCCTGGAGCTCGCCCTCCTTGGCGGGACCCCGTTCCTCGCCGTCCCGTACGCCCCAAAAGTGGAGTCCTTCCTCGACCTGGTGGAGAGGGACCTTCCTCGTGCCGTGCCCCGCCTGCCCGGGGATGAGGGACAATGGGAGACGGTGCTCTCGCCCGGGTGGGCGCGGGCCCTGGTTCGGACCCGGGGGCACCTGCAGGAAGAGGCCTGGGAGGGGATCGACGATGTCCGGCGGTGGCTACGAGACCTGGCATGA
- a CDS encoding MBL fold metallo-hydrolase codes for MRVCALGSGSAGNALLVEGPRGLLLVDAGLPWRDLRARAGRVGFSLEGLRWAVVTHEHADHVRGLEPLLRRGVQIAASAGTLRALGIAGTPLQPGLELAGIKLFSFPVSHDAAQPVGLMLEVNGARVGIATDLGQVTESVLSSLRGCQVLVVEANHDLGMLLAGPYPWPLKLRILGPEGHLANDEAGRALTLLRGDGLRAVLLAHLSQENNTPALALETVARALPGWDGHLYLTYPDRPSAVVSS; via the coding sequence TTGAGGGTCTGCGCCCTGGGGAGCGGCTCGGCGGGGAACGCCCTCCTCGTGGAGGGCCCGCGGGGGCTGCTCCTCGTCGACGCCGGCCTCCCGTGGCGGGACCTGCGGGCGCGGGCGGGGCGGGTTGGGTTCTCCTTGGAGGGCCTCCGGTGGGCGGTCGTGACCCACGAGCACGCCGACCACGTGCGCGGGCTGGAGCCGCTCCTCCGCCGGGGGGTGCAGATCGCAGCCAGTGCAGGTACCCTCCGCGCCCTCGGGATCGCGGGAACCCCGCTTCAGCCGGGGCTGGAACTCGCGGGGATCAAGCTGTTTTCGTTCCCGGTCAGCCACGATGCCGCCCAGCCAGTGGGACTGATGCTTGAGGTGAACGGGGCCCGGGTTGGGATCGCCACCGACCTCGGCCAGGTCACCGAGTCGGTGCTGTCCTCGCTGCGGGGATGCCAGGTGCTGGTGGTGGAGGCCAACCACGACCTCGGGATGCTCCTCGCCGGGCCCTATCCGTGGCCCTTGAAGCTGCGGATCCTGGGACCGGAGGGGCACCTCGCCAACGACGAGGCCGGGCGGGCGCTCACGCTCCTCAGGGGCGATGGCCTCCGGGCGGTGCTCCTCGCCCACCTCTCCCAAGAGAACAACACCCCGGCGCTGGCGCTGGAGACGGTGGCCCGGGCATTGCCGGGCTGGGACGGGCACCTTTACTTGACCTATCCGGACCGGCCGAGCGCGGTGGTGTCCTCGTAA
- a CDS encoding slipin family protein, which translates to MEKTTKEGTMGITAAIIVALVVLFFASAIKIVREYERGVIFRLGRLVGAKGPGLFLIIPIVDKMVKVDLRTITLDVPPQEVITRDNVPVNVNAVVYFRVMDPQAAVVEVLDFIEATRQISMTTLRSVLGKAELDDILSEREKLNQQLQEIIDEHTDPWGIKVITVEIKDVKIPTDMQRAIARQAEAERERRSKIINAEGELQAAEKLREAAEIMQRSAGALQLRYLQTLSEIATENATTIVFPVPIDLLAALPGRDQG; encoded by the coding sequence ATGGAAAAGACAACCAAGGAGGGGACGATGGGCATAACGGCGGCAATCATCGTGGCGCTGGTGGTTCTGTTCTTCGCCAGCGCCATCAAGATCGTGCGAGAGTACGAGCGGGGCGTGATCTTCCGCCTCGGGCGGTTGGTGGGGGCCAAGGGGCCGGGACTGTTCCTCATCATCCCCATCGTGGACAAGATGGTCAAGGTGGACCTCAGGACGATTACCTTGGACGTCCCCCCCCAGGAGGTCATCACCCGGGACAACGTGCCGGTGAACGTGAACGCGGTCGTGTACTTCCGGGTCATGGACCCCCAGGCAGCGGTGGTGGAGGTGCTGGACTTCATCGAGGCCACCCGCCAGATCTCCATGACCACCCTCAGGTCCGTGCTGGGCAAGGCTGAGCTCGACGACATCCTGTCCGAGCGGGAGAAGCTCAACCAGCAGCTCCAGGAGATCATCGACGAGCACACCGACCCGTGGGGGATCAAGGTCATCACGGTGGAGATCAAGGACGTAAAGATCCCCACCGACATGCAGCGGGCCATCGCCCGTCAGGCGGAGGCGGAGCGGGAACGGCGGAGCAAGATCATCAACGCGGAGGGGGAACTTCAGGCCGCGGAGAAGCTGCGGGAGGCGGCGGAGATCATGCAGCGGTCGGCGGGAGCGCTCCAGCTCCGGTATCTGCAGACCCTGTCCGAGATCGCCACCGAGAACGCGACCACGATCGTGTTCCCGGTGCCCATCGACCTCCTCGCTGCCCTGCCCGGGCGCGACCAGGGTTGA
- a CDS encoding penicillin-binding protein 2: MTKEAGIKRATVVFLLLALGGLAVVGRLVQLQVVEHGRWVTVAQSVQEDVIELPARRGTIYDRHGSPLACDVPAYSIALDGFHVTKPELLVDLLVEELGMARETATDKVYRAAYFTWLARGVDREVGARFRRRAAELGIHGLMFFDTWKRVYPQGPLALAVLGVVGVDGQGLEGLEYAYDETLRGKPRRLRLLRSRAGRVYDLWEEDPGCPGKDLHLTLDARIQWICEQEVTQGVQKYVADRGFALVMDPRTGAILALAQAPRYDLDRPDPSLLHAWAVTDAFEPGSTFKALIGLAAVDQGLVGPEDTFSGDSPILVAGVPIRNAEGKSYGLRTFRAAMAQSINTVLVQVAGRLGIERTYAYLSRMGFGRPTGVGLPGESAGILRPPERWTEVDLATSSFGQGVAVTGVQLAAAFCALANGGTLYRPYLVQGPPEARGRVASVEACATMREILGYAVNTGTGNLAAVPGFKVGGKSGTAQIALPGRGYVPGHITAAMAAFFPWDNPEYVVMVVYQTSRSEEFWSGSTAVPTVGAIVRGMAGLGIVRPYEDTTALGRSG; encoded by the coding sequence ATGACCAAGGAGGCGGGCATTAAGCGGGCCACGGTCGTGTTCCTCCTCCTGGCGCTGGGGGGGCTGGCCGTGGTGGGGCGCCTGGTTCAACTCCAAGTGGTGGAACACGGGCGGTGGGTGACCGTGGCCCAGTCCGTGCAGGAAGACGTGATCGAACTCCCCGCCCGTCGAGGCACCATCTACGACCGCCACGGCAGTCCGTTGGCTTGTGATGTCCCCGCCTACTCCATTGCCCTCGACGGCTTCCACGTGACCAAGCCCGAGCTCCTGGTGGACCTGCTCGTGGAGGAGCTCGGAATGGCGCGCGAGACCGCGACGGACAAGGTGTACCGTGCCGCCTATTTCACGTGGCTCGCCCGGGGCGTGGATCGGGAGGTGGGGGCGCGCTTCCGGCGCCGGGCAGCGGAACTGGGCATCCACGGCCTCATGTTCTTCGACACCTGGAAGCGGGTCTACCCCCAGGGACCGCTGGCCCTGGCCGTGTTGGGGGTCGTGGGGGTGGACGGACAGGGACTGGAGGGGCTGGAGTACGCGTACGATGAGACGCTGCGGGGGAAACCGCGCCGGCTGCGGCTCCTGCGCAGCCGCGCTGGCCGGGTGTACGACCTGTGGGAGGAGGACCCCGGATGTCCGGGGAAGGATCTGCATCTCACGCTGGACGCTCGGATCCAGTGGATCTGCGAGCAGGAGGTCACCCAGGGGGTCCAGAAGTACGTGGCGGATCGGGGGTTCGCCCTGGTCATGGATCCCCGCACCGGGGCCATCCTCGCCCTCGCCCAGGCCCCACGGTACGACCTCGACCGCCCTGACCCGAGCCTCCTCCACGCATGGGCGGTGACGGACGCGTTCGAGCCGGGCTCGACGTTCAAGGCGCTGATCGGGCTGGCCGCGGTGGATCAGGGATTGGTCGGCCCGGAGGACACGTTCTCCGGGGATTCCCCGATCCTCGTGGCCGGGGTCCCCATCCGCAACGCCGAGGGCAAGAGCTATGGGCTTCGCACGTTCAGGGCGGCCATGGCCCAGTCCATCAACACCGTGCTCGTCCAAGTTGCCGGGCGGCTGGGCATCGAGCGGACTTACGCCTACCTCAGCCGGATGGGGTTCGGACGCCCGACCGGGGTGGGCCTGCCCGGGGAGTCCGCGGGCATCCTGCGCCCGCCGGAGCGGTGGACGGAGGTGGACCTGGCCACGTCCTCGTTCGGCCAGGGGGTGGCCGTGACCGGGGTGCAACTGGCGGCGGCGTTCTGCGCCCTGGCCAACGGGGGGACCCTGTACCGCCCGTACCTGGTCCAAGGCCCGCCTGAGGCGAGGGGGCGGGTGGCTTCGGTGGAGGCGTGCGCGACGATGCGGGAGATCCTGGGGTACGCGGTAAACACGGGCACCGGAAACCTCGCGGCCGTGCCCGGGTTCAAGGTGGGGGGGAAGTCCGGCACCGCCCAGATCGCCCTCCCCGGACGGGGGTACGTCCCAGGCCACATCACCGCCGCCATGGCCGCCTTCTTCCCGTGGGACAACCCGGAGTACGTGGTCATGGTGGTCTACCAGACGAGCCGCTCCGAGGAGTTCTGGAGCGGCAGCACCGCTGTGCCCACGGTGGGGGCGATCGTGCGGGGGATGGCGGGACTGGGGATCGTGCGCCCTTACGAGGACACCACCGCGCTCGGCCGGTCCGGATAG
- the rsmH gene encoding 16S rRNA (cytosine(1402)-N(4))-methyltransferase RsmH: MSGGGYETWHEPVLVAEALAFLAPGPGKLFVDATVGTGGHAEALLARGAAVVGVDRDPEALKVAQDRLSPFGDRVHLVRGDFRDLRDILTRLRVARADGFLFDLGVSSLQLGQPERGFSFQADGPLDMRMDPEGPVTADDLVNRLPERELARILWEYGEERHARRIAREVVRARPIHTTGELARLVARLYPPGHHRIHPATRTFQALRIAVNDELAALEAGLAAAMSHLRPGGVLCAISFHSLEDRIVKRAFRQAALAGRLEVLTKKPIQPGPDEVARNPRARSAKLRAAWVPEVAPGLVTCP, translated from the coding sequence ATGTCCGGCGGTGGCTACGAGACCTGGCATGAGCCGGTGCTGGTGGCGGAGGCGCTCGCCTTCCTCGCACCCGGCCCGGGAAAGCTCTTCGTCGATGCCACCGTGGGCACCGGCGGCCACGCCGAGGCCCTCCTCGCCCGCGGGGCGGCGGTGGTGGGGGTCGACCGGGATCCGGAAGCGCTCAAGGTCGCCCAGGACCGGCTTTCCCCGTTTGGGGACAGGGTACACCTCGTGCGCGGGGACTTCCGGGACCTCCGGGACATCCTGACCCGACTAAGGGTAGCCAGGGCCGATGGGTTCCTGTTCGACCTCGGGGTGTCCTCCCTCCAGCTGGGCCAGCCGGAGCGGGGGTTCTCGTTCCAGGCCGATGGCCCCTTGGACATGCGGATGGACCCGGAGGGCCCCGTCACCGCCGACGACCTCGTGAACCGGCTCCCAGAGCGGGAACTGGCCCGCATCCTTTGGGAATACGGGGAGGAGCGGCACGCCCGGCGGATCGCCCGGGAGGTGGTGCGGGCCCGCCCCATCCATACCACCGGGGAGCTGGCCCGCCTCGTAGCCCGCCTCTACCCCCCGGGCCATCACCGCATCCACCCCGCCACCCGGACCTTCCAGGCCCTGCGGATCGCCGTGAACGACGAGCTCGCCGCCCTGGAGGCGGGCCTCGCCGCTGCCATGTCCCACCTCCGGCCCGGCGGGGTGCTGTGCGCGATCTCGTTCCATTCCCTCGAGGACCGGATCGTCAAGCGCGCCTTCCGCCAGGCAGCCCTCGCCGGCCGGCTGGAGGTCCTCACGAAGAAGCCGATCCAGCCAGGCCCGGACGAGGTGGCCCGGAACCCCCGGGCGCGGTCGGCCAAGCTCCGCGCCGCATGGGTGCCCGAGGTCGCCCCCGGTCTGGTCACCTGTCCCTGA